The Acetivibrio saccincola genome window below encodes:
- the obgE gene encoding GTPase ObgE, translated as MFIDSAKIKIKAGNGGNGAVSFRREKYVAKGGPDGGDGGRGGNIVFVVDPGLRTLQDFRYKRKYRAEDGQNGGKANRTGKDGEDLVIRVPPGTLVKEEKTGRIIADMVKPWEKVVIAKGGRGGAGNQRFATPTRQVPNFAKPGQEGEELSVILELKLLADVGLIGFPNVGKSTILSVVTSAAPKIADYHFTTITPNLGVVDLGEDSFVLADIPGIIEGAHQGVGLGHEFLRHIERTKLLIHVVDISGSEGRDPLEDFEIINKELKEYNEPLFKRPQIVAANKIDITEDFEKKLTEFKNVIEPKGYKVFPISAATSKGVKELMRYAANMLKELPETVIVKPEEKFVYEAENEEDDFKVYKENDVYVVEGKWVERLIASVNFNDYESLQYFQRSMKRKGIIDALEAEGINEGDTVRVEDIEFEYYK; from the coding sequence TTGTTTATAGATAGTGCAAAAATAAAAATTAAAGCAGGAAATGGCGGAAATGGTGCCGTGTCATTCCGCAGGGAGAAATATGTGGCCAAAGGCGGACCTGACGGCGGGGACGGCGGCAGGGGCGGAAATATTGTTTTTGTTGTAGATCCAGGTCTTAGGACTTTGCAGGATTTTAGATACAAAAGAAAATACAGGGCAGAAGACGGACAAAACGGAGGAAAGGCCAACCGGACCGGGAAAGATGGTGAGGATCTTGTAATAAGGGTGCCTCCGGGAACTTTGGTAAAAGAAGAAAAGACAGGCAGAATAATTGCAGACATGGTGAAGCCTTGGGAAAAAGTTGTTATTGCAAAAGGCGGCAGAGGCGGGGCAGGCAATCAGCGTTTTGCTACTCCTACAAGGCAGGTTCCCAATTTTGCCAAACCAGGGCAGGAGGGAGAAGAGCTTTCTGTTATTTTAGAACTAAAACTTTTGGCAGATGTGGGGCTTATCGGTTTTCCCAATGTGGGGAAATCTACAATTTTATCTGTTGTTACTTCCGCCGCACCTAAAATTGCAGACTACCATTTTACCACAATAACTCCAAACTTAGGAGTTGTTGACCTGGGAGAAGATAGTTTTGTTTTGGCAGATATTCCTGGAATAATAGAGGGTGCCCATCAGGGTGTGGGATTAGGACACGAATTTTTAAGACATATTGAAAGGACAAAGCTATTAATTCATGTTGTTGATATATCCGGCTCTGAGGGAAGGGATCCTCTAGAGGATTTTGAAATTATAAATAAAGAGCTGAAAGAGTACAATGAACCACTGTTTAAAAGGCCTCAGATAGTTGCTGCCAACAAAATAGACATTACAGAAGATTTTGAGAAAAAATTAACGGAATTTAAAAATGTTATTGAGCCAAAGGGATATAAGGTATTTCCTATATCTGCTGCTACATCAAAGGGAGTTAAAGAGCTTATGAGGTATGCGGCAAACATGCTTAAGGAATTGCCTGAAACGGTGATAGTAAAGCCTGAAGAAAAATTTGTATATGAGGCTGAAAATGAGGAAGATGATTTTAAGGTATATAAAGAGAACGATGTTTATGTTGTTGAAGGAAAGTGGGTAGAAAGGCTCATTGCTTCAGTTAATTTTAATGATTATGAATCTTTACAGTATTTCCAAAGAAGCATGAAGAGGAAGGGAATAATTGATGCATTAGAAGCAGAGGGAATAAATGAAGGGGATACTGTAAGGGTAGAGGATATTGAATTTGAGTATTATAAATAA
- the rpmA gene encoding 50S ribosomal protein L27 yields the protein MMNVNLQLFAQKKGVGSSKNGRDSEAKRLGVKRGDGQFVKAGNILVRQRGTKIHPGENVGKGSDDTLFALTDGKVKFSRLGKKRKQVSVIPA from the coding sequence ATGATGAATGTAAATTTACAATTATTTGCCCAGAAAAAAGGGGTAGGTAGTTCAAAAAACGGACGTGACAGTGAAGCAAAAAGACTTGGTGTAAAAAGAGGAGACGGACAGTTCGTTAAAGCCGGTAATATATTGGTAAGACAGCGGGGAACAAAAATTCATCCAGGTGAAAATGTTGGCAAAGGTAGTGATGATACACTATTTGCACTTACTGACGGAAAAGTTAAGTTCTCCAGACTAGGCAAAAAGAGAAAACAGGTAAGTGTTATACCAGCATAA
- a CDS encoding DUF4364 family protein: MSIASNRELAENKLILLYILDKLNMPVSNLQLTKIVMENKLMNYFIFQQFLDELCSLKFISPKITDNKTYYTITPSGKQALDYFVNHIPKGIKLIINNYISNVRKNIRNETFIKADFTPENENEFTVTCQIREDTFSLIDLKISVGTKSDAKDICKNWQKHSQTIYSEIIESLIKPRD, encoded by the coding sequence ATGTCTATAGCTAGCAACAGGGAACTTGCTGAAAATAAACTCATTCTTCTTTACATACTTGATAAATTAAATATGCCTGTAAGCAATCTCCAACTTACTAAAATAGTCATGGAAAACAAACTTATGAACTACTTTATATTCCAGCAATTTTTAGATGAATTGTGCAGTCTTAAATTTATATCCCCAAAAATCACAGATAACAAAACATATTATACCATTACACCTTCCGGAAAGCAAGCTTTGGACTATTTTGTAAATCACATACCAAAAGGTATAAAATTAATTATTAATAATTATATTAGTAACGTGCGTAAAAATATACGCAACGAAACATTTATTAAGGCAGATTTTACCCCTGAAAATGAAAATGAATTTACTGTAACCTGCCAAATCCGGGAGGATACTTTCAGCCTTATAGATTTAAAAATATCAGTGGGAACAAAAAGTGATGCCAAAGATATTTGCAAAAACTGGCAAAAACACTCCCAGACAATATATAGTGAAATAATAGAAAGTCTCATAAAACCCCGGGATTAA
- a CDS encoding ribosomal-processing cysteine protease Prp has product MIKINIKRDKEDNIQRFIVKGHAGFSEYGSDIVCAGVSAIAYTAVGAMKNMVGKCNYVEKDGYMECTVPEGISDEKKKIANIILEAAVIGFKQIEFSYREYVSVSDKEV; this is encoded by the coding sequence ATGATTAAAATAAATATAAAGAGGGACAAAGAGGACAATATTCAAAGGTTTATAGTGAAAGGTCATGCCGGTTTTTCAGAATACGGCAGTGATATTGTTTGCGCTGGAGTATCTGCAATAGCATATACCGCAGTGGGGGCCATGAAAAACATGGTGGGGAAATGCAATTATGTAGAAAAAGACGGCTATATGGAATGTACAGTTCCAGAAGGTATTTCTGATGAAAAGAAGAAAATTGCCAATATTATTTTAGAGGCAGCAGTGATAGGATTTAAGCAAATAGAGTTTTCATATAGGGAATACGTTTCGGTATCAGATAAGGAGGTGTAA
- the rplU gene encoding 50S ribosomal protein L21: MYAIIENGGKQYKVQEGDVVFLDRLAGEEGTSVTFDKVLAVSDGDKMNFGAPFVKNATVTGQILSHGKDKKIIVFKFKAKKGYRKKQGHRQPHTKVKIEKINA, translated from the coding sequence ATGTATGCTATAATAGAAAACGGCGGAAAGCAGTACAAAGTTCAAGAAGGAGATGTGGTTTTTTTAGACAGACTGGCTGGAGAAGAAGGAACATCTGTGACTTTTGACAAAGTACTTGCTGTTTCAGACGGGGATAAAATGAATTTTGGTGCTCCATTTGTGAAGAATGCGACAGTTACCGGTCAGATACTATCCCATGGCAAAGACAAGAAAATAATAGTTTTCAAATTTAAAGCTAAAAAAGGCTACAGGAAAAAGCAAGGTCATAGACAGCCTCATACAAAAGTAAAAATTGAAAAAATTAATGCATAA
- a CDS encoding polysaccharide deacetylase family protein: protein MSTLFKTKKTLVILLSLLLLITFTGCKGGKVGDNNDNTGGSTISEGDTDITDEKGENTPEPTPEPTPEPTPEPTPINVEDVKPNEAGKIMIVMFHNFVETFTPTSYDNGEYTTTFDEFEKLLHELYERDYRLISMNDYLNNNISVPAGCIPMVFTFDDGTSGQFNLVEENGELVANKKSAVGIIEEFNKTHPDFGVKGTFYLNLGNNTFEGEGTLEERLQYLIDKGFEIGNHTYTHANLKNLKTADEIQEQIGKNQKIVSQLVDGYKMTTFSLPFGIWPDKELRQYVYNGVYEGVEYENKGILEVGWSPALSPVSKNLDLTSIQRVRASGINPVDADLAWWLKNLSREEQYVSDGNPDTITVPENLAENVDLDKLNGKELITY, encoded by the coding sequence ATGTCTACACTATTTAAAACAAAAAAAACGTTAGTTATACTACTTAGTTTATTATTGCTGATAACATTTACAGGATGCAAAGGCGGCAAAGTTGGAGACAATAATGACAATACTGGTGGCAGTACCATATCTGAAGGTGATACAGATATAACTGATGAAAAGGGTGAAAATACACCAGAACCAACGCCGGAGCCTACACCGGAGCCAACGCCGGAACCAACACCAATTAATGTTGAAGATGTTAAGCCTAATGAAGCAGGAAAAATTATGATAGTAATGTTTCATAATTTTGTAGAGACCTTTACTCCTACAAGTTATGATAATGGCGAATATACCACTACATTTGACGAGTTTGAAAAACTTCTTCATGAGCTTTATGAAAGAGACTACAGATTAATTAGTATGAATGACTATTTAAATAACAATATTTCAGTTCCTGCAGGATGTATACCCATGGTTTTTACTTTTGATGACGGTACCAGCGGTCAGTTTAACTTAGTGGAGGAAAACGGTGAGCTTGTGGCAAATAAAAAGTCTGCAGTGGGTATAATTGAGGAATTTAACAAAACCCACCCTGACTTCGGGGTAAAAGGGACTTTTTATCTGAATTTAGGGAATAATACTTTTGAAGGGGAAGGTACTTTAGAAGAGAGACTTCAATATTTAATTGATAAAGGTTTTGAAATAGGCAACCATACTTATACACATGCAAATTTAAAAAATTTAAAAACTGCTGATGAAATACAAGAGCAAATTGGTAAAAACCAAAAGATAGTGTCCCAGCTGGTTGATGGCTACAAAATGACCACTTTTTCACTGCCTTTTGGAATCTGGCCGGACAAGGAATTGAGACAATATGTGTATAATGGGGTTTATGAAGGCGTTGAATATGAAAACAAAGGAATATTGGAAGTGGGATGGTCACCGGCTCTTTCACCTGTCAGCAAAAATCTTGATCTTACTTCCATTCAGAGGGTGAGGGCATCAGGAATTAATCCGGTGGATGCAGACTTAGCTTGGTGGCTAAAGAATCTTTCAAGGGAAGAACAATATGTAAGTGACGGAAATCCCGATACCATAACAGTACCTGAAAATTTAGCAGAAAATGTAGATTTAGACAAACTTAATGGTAAAGAGCTTATAACATATTAA
- a CDS encoding TIGR03936 family radical SAM-associated protein, producing the protein MNCIRAKFIRGEEVKYISHLDLMKVFERALRRSGIPVLYSKGFNPHPQLVFGLPLSVGVTSEAEYLDLEIEEPLNPQEFIDRLNSCLPEGIVLIDAKERKTKENIMASVVAASYKILVASELNYQEARDLIEKFMQLKEIVVKKQTKRKIKDVDIKPMIYDIDIKITDTKIFTGRTDKEIKREEYPDNLLCKNTWILKYIEVNYEDYINHKSSKNNIFCFSTLLSAGSPGNLKPVLLVEALNEILNSDFDIIKIHRTGLFTGSKGKLINPLDE; encoded by the coding sequence ATGAACTGCATTAGGGCAAAATTTATACGCGGTGAGGAAGTTAAATATATTTCCCATCTGGATTTGATGAAAGTGTTTGAAAGAGCTTTAAGAAGATCCGGTATTCCGGTACTTTATTCAAAAGGTTTTAACCCTCACCCCCAGTTGGTTTTCGGCTTGCCCTTATCAGTAGGGGTGACAAGTGAGGCGGAGTATTTAGACTTAGAAATTGAAGAACCTTTAAACCCTCAAGAGTTTATTGACAGGCTAAATAGCTGTCTTCCTGAAGGAATAGTCCTTATAGATGCAAAAGAAAGAAAGACAAAAGAAAATATTATGGCCTCTGTTGTTGCTGCATCATATAAAATTTTAGTTGCCTCAGAGCTTAATTATCAAGAGGCCAGGGATTTAATAGAAAAATTTATGCAGCTAAAAGAGATAGTTGTAAAAAAACAAACCAAAAGAAAAATTAAAGATGTTGATATAAAACCGATGATTTATGATATTGACATCAAAATAACAGATACTAAAATATTTACTGGAAGAACAGATAAAGAAATTAAAAGGGAAGAGTATCCGGATAATCTTTTGTGTAAAAACACCTGGATTTTAAAATATATTGAGGTCAATTATGAAGATTATATAAATCACAAAAGCTCTAAAAACAATATTTTTTGTTTTTCAACACTGCTTAGTGCAGGAAGCCCTGGAAATTTAAAACCGGTGCTTTTGGTAGAAGCACTGAATGAAATTTTAAATAGTGATTTTGATATTATAAAAATACATCGGACTGGTCTTTTTACAGGTAGTAAAGGCAAGCTTATAAATCCATTAGATGAATAA
- a CDS encoding 4Fe-4S double cluster binding domain-containing protein, producing the protein MEFHKELGNKLIEWGASFVGFSNVEKKLPENLKKLKYAITIGVRLSDFIIEQIEDKPTYTYFHHYRTVNTLIDQITLKGQLFIQDRGYKALGVPASQTVNDVEDAYSGIFPHKTAAVMAGLGWIGKSGLFISNQYGPRVRLGTILTDISVPAVNNIQKPLCGSCKECVVNCPAMAITGALWEEGCERSLIIDAKACSDYMKEKFKHIGRGSVCGICIKVCPKGLNYI; encoded by the coding sequence TTGGAGTTTCATAAAGAGCTTGGCAACAAGTTAATAGAGTGGGGGGCAAGTTTTGTAGGCTTTTCAAATGTGGAAAAAAAGCTTCCGGAAAATTTAAAAAAGTTAAAATATGCCATTACAATAGGTGTGAGGCTGTCGGACTTTATAATAGAACAGATAGAGGATAAGCCTACGTATACTTATTTTCACCACTACAGGACGGTAAATACACTAATAGATCAAATAACCCTTAAAGGTCAGCTTTTTATACAGGATAGGGGATATAAAGCCCTGGGTGTACCTGCATCCCAGACAGTCAACGATGTGGAGGATGCGTATTCGGGGATTTTTCCTCACAAAACAGCTGCGGTAATGGCGGGGCTTGGATGGATTGGGAAAAGCGGTCTTTTTATAAGTAATCAATATGGACCAAGGGTAAGGCTTGGGACTATTTTGACAGACATTAGTGTACCTGCTGTAAATAACATACAAAAACCCCTCTGTGGCTCTTGCAAAGAGTGTGTGGTAAACTGTCCTGCCATGGCAATTACCGGTGCTTTGTGGGAAGAAGGCTGTGAGAGAAGTTTGATTATTGATGCTAAGGCATGTAGTGATTATATGAAGGAAAAATTCAAGCATATAGGAAGGGGTTCTGTATGCGGGATATGTATAAAAGTTTGTCCTAAAGGTTTAAATTACATTTGA
- the yhbY gene encoding ribosome assembly RNA-binding protein YhbY, which yields MLTGKQRSYLKGLANRIEPIFQVGKGSINDNMIKQFNDALEARELIKVNVLKNSPGEVREICEEVARMTKSEIVQVIGNKFVLYRESKENKVIDINH from the coding sequence ATGCTAACCGGCAAGCAGAGAAGTTATTTAAAAGGTTTAGCCAACAGGATTGAGCCTATATTCCAGGTGGGAAAAGGCAGTATTAATGATAATATGATAAAGCAGTTTAATGATGCGTTAGAAGCAAGGGAATTAATTAAAGTAAATGTTTTAAAAAATTCCCCGGGAGAGGTTCGGGAAATTTGCGAAGAAGTTGCGCGGATGACAAAATCAGAAATTGTGCAAGTTATAGGGAATAAATTTGTTTTATACAGGGAGTCAAAAGAAAACAAAGTTATAGATATAAACCATTGA